The Gordonibacter urolithinfaciens genome contains a region encoding:
- the ruvA gene encoding Holliday junction branch migration protein RuvA, whose translation MIAFLKGRLAGKTAAAAFIDVNGVGYAVGMSQASLSKLPEAGASVEVHTYLQVRDDAIALYGFMTVEEKALFERLIGVGGVGPKVALAALSVFTPQALVAAIAAQDVAAVSKIPGVGKKTASRIILELKGSLDQGLASLFDEGEVPAARAAEQLRGAHEALLSMGFTAAEADLALKGAPEGVSDSAVLQYALKRLGTER comes from the coding sequence ATGATCGCGTTCTTGAAGGGAAGGCTGGCGGGCAAGACCGCCGCTGCCGCGTTCATCGACGTGAACGGGGTGGGCTATGCCGTGGGCATGTCGCAGGCCAGCCTGTCGAAGCTGCCCGAGGCGGGCGCGTCCGTGGAGGTGCACACGTACCTGCAGGTGCGCGACGACGCCATCGCCCTGTACGGGTTCATGACGGTGGAGGAGAAGGCGCTGTTCGAGCGTCTTATCGGCGTGGGCGGCGTCGGCCCCAAAGTGGCCTTGGCGGCGTTGTCGGTGTTCACGCCGCAGGCGCTCGTCGCGGCCATCGCCGCGCAGGACGTGGCGGCCGTGTCGAAGATACCGGGTGTGGGGAAGAAGACGGCCTCGCGCATCATCCTGGAGTTGAAGGGGTCCCTCGACCAAGGGCTCGCGAGCCTGTTCGACGAGGGGGAGGTGCCCGCCGCCCGCGCCGCCGAGCAGCTGCGCGGCGCGCACGAGGCGCTGCTGTCCATGGGGTTCACGGCGGCCGAGGCCGACCTGGCCTTGAAGGGCGCGCCGGAGGGTGTCTCTGACAGCGCCGTTCTCCAGTACGCCCTCAAACGGTTGGGAACCGAGCGCTGA
- the ruvC gene encoding crossover junction endodeoxyribonuclease RuvC, giving the protein MARTERTILGIDPGLADTGWGVVAQSGPRLACVAYGCISTPAQAPLARRLGKIHEQMAAVIRRFAPTCVGIETVWFGANAQSAFATGQARGAALVACAEGDLPVGEFSPSQIKLAVVGAGSADKEQVQYMVRQLLALEAVPSPDHAADALAAAICYTTHEGFAAATAAAASGGGAR; this is encoded by the coding sequence ATGGCGCGCACCGAACGGACGATACTCGGCATCGACCCGGGCCTGGCGGACACGGGCTGGGGCGTGGTGGCGCAAAGCGGGCCGCGGCTGGCGTGCGTGGCCTACGGCTGCATCTCCACGCCGGCCCAGGCGCCGCTCGCGCGGCGCTTGGGCAAGATACACGAGCAGATGGCGGCCGTCATCAGGCGGTTCGCGCCCACATGCGTGGGCATCGAGACGGTGTGGTTCGGCGCGAACGCGCAGAGCGCCTTCGCCACAGGCCAGGCGCGCGGCGCGGCGCTCGTGGCGTGCGCCGAGGGCGACCTGCCGGTGGGCGAGTTCTCGCCCAGCCAGATCAAGCTGGCCGTGGTGGGCGCCGGCTCGGCGGACAAGGAGCAGGTGCAGTACATGGTGCGCCAGCTGCTGGCGCTCGAGGCGGTGCCGAGCCCCGACCATGCGGCCGACGCGCTGGCGGCCGCCATCTGCTACACGACCCACGAGGGCTTCGCGGCGGCGACCGCCGCGGCCGCATCGGGAGGAGGCGCGCGATGA
- the ruvB gene encoding Holliday junction branch migration DNA helicase RuvB, whose protein sequence is MAHDDIEIEGLGYVADGADAASVPPRAVTAELTEDDLVLDRSLRPKRLGDYLGQTKVKESLAILIEAARARGDVVDHILFSGPPGLGKTTLATVVANELGASIRTTSGPAIERTGDLAAILTNLEEGDVLFIDEIHRLNRMVEEVLYPALEDFALDIVVGKGPAARSIRLDLPHFTLIGATTRTGLLTGPLRDRFGMVFRLAYYTPEELGSIVCRSAAILGVDIAEDGALEIARRSRGTPRLANRLLKRVRDWAQVRGDGTIDEDVAAQALSFFEVDALGLDAVDNRILELLAVQFGGRPVGLSTLASALSEDQDSLEDVYEPFLMQQGLMVRTPKGRQATPRAYEHLGIALPPA, encoded by the coding sequence ATGGCGCACGACGACATCGAGATAGAGGGCCTGGGCTACGTGGCTGACGGCGCAGACGCGGCGTCGGTGCCGCCGCGTGCCGTGACGGCCGAGCTCACGGAGGACGACCTCGTCCTCGACCGCAGCCTGCGCCCGAAGCGATTGGGCGACTACCTGGGCCAGACGAAGGTGAAGGAATCGCTCGCCATCCTCATCGAGGCGGCGCGGGCGCGCGGCGACGTGGTCGACCACATCCTGTTCTCGGGCCCTCCGGGCCTGGGCAAGACCACGCTCGCCACCGTGGTGGCCAACGAGTTGGGTGCCAGCATCCGCACCACGAGCGGCCCTGCCATCGAGCGCACGGGCGACCTGGCCGCCATCCTCACGAACCTCGAGGAAGGCGACGTGCTGTTCATCGACGAGATACACCGCCTGAACCGCATGGTGGAGGAGGTTCTCTACCCCGCGCTCGAGGACTTCGCGCTGGACATCGTGGTGGGGAAGGGGCCGGCCGCGCGCTCCATCAGGCTCGACCTGCCGCATTTCACGCTCATCGGCGCCACGACGCGCACGGGGCTGCTCACCGGGCCCTTGCGCGACCGCTTCGGCATGGTGTTCCGGCTGGCGTACTACACGCCCGAGGAGCTGGGCTCCATCGTGTGCCGCTCTGCGGCGATCCTCGGGGTGGACATAGCCGAGGACGGCGCGCTGGAAATAGCGCGGCGCAGCCGTGGCACGCCGCGCTTGGCTAACCGCCTGCTCAAGCGCGTGCGCGACTGGGCCCAGGTGCGCGGCGACGGCACGATCGACGAGGATGTGGCCGCTCAGGCCCTAAGCTTCTTCGAGGTGGACGCGCTCGGCCTGGACGCCGTGGACAACCGCATCCTGGAGCTTCTGGCCGTGCAGTTCGGCGGCCGGCCCGTGGGGCTCTCGACGCTCGCCTCGGCACTCTCGGAGGACCAGGATTCCCTTGAGGATGTCTACGAGCCCTTCCTCATGCAGCAGGGCCTTATGGTGCGCACCCCGAAGGGCCGCCAGGCCACGCCGCGTGCCTACGAGCACTTGGGTATCGCCCTCCCACCTGCCTGA
- a CDS encoding FAD-dependent oxidoreductase: MSEENKGISRRSLLKGAALSAASVAALGMIGCAPKEAGSADDAKAGAAGGADGKHTWEVKPEPIPADKVKETVDTEVLVIGGGYSGTCCALAAAEGGAKVTLVEKDAMLNGHGVGGTGAIASRELDKLGISFDKAVEMERWVSTCGNRCRESLVAKWFRESERCMNWFLDLAEKNGAKCMVTVGSRSAVHPEIDCYHMIFGGEIFEQHTMADFVEYLFESEAKQHGAEFVYEMPAVQLVQDDAGKVTGAICQNKDGDYVQYNAPKGVVLATGDVSYNDEYLDEFAPIAKKVMTRLCSDQGNVGDGHNMAAWAGGAFQDGPWPTMMHPQAAATFHGPFMFVNPAGKRFMNEATWVQGKCVGVMVNGGSDHAWSVFDANWQTDLLDSLQYGGGMFWDSFRAYGTDYQVAVSSHAKTVEGGLEKVPDYYKRADTLEELAEMLDVDKDEFLKSVERYNKMCEQGEDTDFYKEGHFLYPVKEGPFTACMVAPGLLGVCGGIHISDNFEVLDAEDQPVEGLYAIGNCAGDIYAYDYPINVQGNSHGRCLIEGKCLGEQLAGVYQEI, from the coding sequence ATGAGCGAAGAGAACAAGGGAATCTCGCGACGCAGCCTGCTCAAGGGGGCGGCCCTGAGCGCGGCGAGCGTGGCCGCGCTCGGCATGATCGGCTGCGCCCCGAAGGAGGCCGGCTCGGCCGACGACGCCAAGGCGGGCGCAGCGGGCGGCGCCGACGGCAAGCACACCTGGGAGGTCAAGCCCGAACCCATCCCGGCCGACAAGGTCAAGGAGACGGTGGACACCGAGGTGCTCGTCATCGGCGGCGGCTACTCGGGCACGTGCTGCGCGCTGGCTGCGGCGGAGGGCGGCGCCAAGGTGACGCTCGTGGAGAAGGACGCCATGCTCAACGGCCACGGCGTGGGAGGCACGGGCGCCATCGCCTCGCGCGAGCTGGACAAGCTGGGCATCAGCTTCGACAAGGCCGTGGAGATGGAGCGCTGGGTGTCCACGTGCGGCAACCGCTGCCGCGAGTCGCTCGTGGCCAAGTGGTTCCGCGAGTCCGAGCGCTGCATGAACTGGTTCCTCGACCTGGCCGAGAAGAACGGCGCGAAGTGCATGGTCACGGTGGGCTCGCGCTCTGCCGTGCACCCCGAGATCGACTGCTACCACATGATCTTCGGCGGCGAGATCTTCGAGCAGCACACCATGGCCGATTTCGTCGAGTACCTGTTCGAGAGCGAGGCCAAGCAGCACGGCGCCGAGTTCGTGTACGAGATGCCGGCCGTGCAGCTCGTGCAGGACGACGCCGGCAAGGTCACGGGTGCCATCTGCCAGAACAAGGACGGCGACTACGTGCAGTACAACGCGCCGAAGGGCGTGGTGCTGGCCACGGGCGACGTGAGCTACAACGACGAGTACCTCGACGAGTTCGCCCCCATCGCAAAGAAGGTCATGACCCGCCTGTGCTCCGACCAGGGCAACGTGGGCGACGGCCACAACATGGCCGCCTGGGCCGGCGGTGCGTTCCAGGACGGCCCGTGGCCCACGATGATGCACCCCCAGGCGGCCGCCACGTTCCACGGCCCCTTCATGTTCGTGAACCCGGCCGGCAAGCGCTTCATGAACGAGGCCACGTGGGTGCAGGGCAAGTGCGTGGGCGTCATGGTGAACGGCGGCTCGGACCACGCGTGGTCGGTGTTCGACGCGAACTGGCAGACGGACCTGCTGGACAGCCTGCAGTACGGCGGCGGCATGTTCTGGGACTCGTTCCGCGCCTACGGCACGGACTACCAGGTGGCGGTCAGCTCGCATGCGAAGACGGTCGAGGGCGGCCTGGAGAAGGTGCCCGACTACTACAAGCGCGCCGACACGCTGGAGGAGCTGGCGGAGATGCTCGACGTGGACAAGGACGAGTTCCTGAAGTCGGTCGAGCGCTACAACAAGATGTGCGAGCAGGGCGAGGATACCGACTTCTACAAGGAGGGCCACTTCCTCTATCCCGTCAAGGAAGGCCCTTTCACGGCCTGCATGGTGGCGCCGGGCCTGTTGGGCGTGTGCGGCGGCATCCACATCTCGGACAACTTCGAGGTGCTGGACGCCGAGGACCAGCCGGTCGAGGGCCTGTACGCCATCGGCAACTGCGCGGGCGACATTTACGCC
- a CDS encoding helix-turn-helix transcriptional regulator has protein sequence MSVEKAKTLLRSLRWHHLGFAFVWAITFAGLSAPDGFAGQRLFSLSDQLCALAAVGAAVLYERRRMPFPPRSALMVGMLLAAGSAAYYLAANGIVPVLPGSLAAGVLVGLALGSSYVLWQQFFASEGASRTAVFIPLSALLSVVLSVLLALLPDAARALCSVAVLPVAAAVSLGRCLREIVPADPRPRMTGTAAAATVRMLWKPVFCTCAIGFVWKLVSHLFAVPGGIASPPVLAGMALAVAVVVLIELLSETGFAVLRVYQILFPLVTGAFLLPTLLGVQFAPFASGMLLFGFEIVNLLLIVTSAVYASERSLPSTQVYALCVGPTLAAMLAGDVVGTGLSPLAAYDFALAVNVLFVCVYALSLVLFCVAFTRKGHRGRVAAEAEHDMAVVGAAAFLSPGVLPAGAAGRSSARGSDAVAGSAAGAIGAPVPAAAGEPGPRAGSAGAPSGPGAETCPERLPGEGAATAPGADGIATLIERRMDALDLAEPFSPREREVVALVLRGNNVPAIARKLYISENTTRDHMKSIYRKADVHSRQELIDLFD, from the coding sequence TTGTCCGTCGAGAAGGCGAAAACGCTGCTGCGGTCGCTGCGGTGGCATCATCTGGGGTTCGCGTTCGTGTGGGCCATCACGTTCGCGGGCCTCTCGGCACCCGACGGCTTCGCGGGCCAGCGCCTGTTCAGCTTGAGCGACCAGCTGTGCGCCCTGGCGGCCGTGGGCGCCGCCGTGCTCTACGAGCGGCGGCGCATGCCCTTTCCGCCGCGATCCGCCCTGATGGTGGGCATGCTGCTGGCCGCAGGTTCGGCCGCCTACTACCTGGCGGCCAACGGTATCGTGCCCGTCCTGCCCGGCTCGCTTGCGGCCGGCGTGCTGGTGGGCCTTGCCTTGGGCTCGTCCTACGTGCTGTGGCAGCAGTTCTTCGCCTCCGAGGGGGCATCGCGCACGGCCGTGTTCATACCGCTGTCGGCCCTGCTCTCGGTGGTGCTCAGCGTTCTTTTGGCGCTGCTGCCGGACGCCGCGCGCGCCCTGTGCTCCGTGGCCGTCCTGCCCGTCGCTGCCGCCGTGTCGCTCGGCCGCTGCCTGCGGGAGATCGTGCCCGCCGACCCGCGGCCGCGCATGACGGGCACGGCCGCCGCGGCCACGGTGCGCATGCTGTGGAAGCCGGTGTTCTGCACGTGCGCCATCGGCTTCGTGTGGAAGCTCGTCTCGCATCTCTTCGCCGTGCCCGGCGGCATCGCGTCGCCGCCCGTGCTGGCCGGCATGGCGCTGGCCGTGGCGGTGGTGGTGCTCATCGAGCTGCTCTCGGAGACGGGCTTCGCGGTGCTGCGCGTCTACCAGATATTGTTTCCGCTGGTCACCGGTGCGTTCTTGCTTCCTACGCTGTTGGGGGTGCAGTTCGCGCCCTTCGCTTCGGGCATGTTGCTGTTCGGCTTCGAGATAGTGAACCTGCTGCTCATCGTCACCAGCGCCGTGTACGCGAGCGAGCGCTCGCTGCCCTCGACCCAGGTGTACGCCCTGTGCGTGGGGCCCACGCTGGCCGCCATGCTCGCAGGCGATGTCGTGGGCACGGGACTGAGCCCGCTTGCGGCCTACGACTTCGCGCTGGCGGTGAACGTGCTGTTCGTCTGCGTGTACGCGCTGTCGCTCGTGCTGTTCTGCGTGGCGTTCACCCGCAAGGGCCACCGCGGGCGCGTGGCGGCCGAGGCCGAGCACGACATGGCCGTGGTGGGTGCGGCTGCGTTCCTCTCGCCGGGCGTCCTGCCTGCGGGGGCCGCTGGCCGCTCGTCCGCGAGAGGGTCGGACGCCGTCGCGGGCTCTGCCGCAGGCGCGATCGGCGCGCCGGTGCCGGCGGCTGCCGGGGAGCCGGGTCCTCGGGCGGGCTCTGCAGGCGCGCCGTCTGGGCCGGGCGCGGAGACGTGCCCGGAGAGGCTGCCGGGCGAGGGCGCGGCGACCGCGCCCGGCGCCGACGGCATCGCGACGCTCATCGAGCGGCGCATGGACGCGCTGGACCTGGCCGAGCCGTTCAGCCCCCGCGAGCGCGAGGTCGTGGCCCTCGTCCTGCGCGGCAACAACGTGCCCGCCATCGCCCGCAAGCTCTACATCTCCGAGAACACAACCCGCGACCATATGAAGAGCATCTACCGCAAGGCCGACGTCCACTCCCGCCAGGAGCTCATCGACCTGTTCGACTAG
- a CDS encoding Bcr/CflA family efflux MFS transporter, whose protein sequence is MKQKMQQWLVRPQGKLGPLGLVVLLVAASLVTPLSLDMYTPAVPHMTEAFGTTAGTVNLTLVGYFLFFAVGLLVFGPLSDRYGRRPVLLAGVVTYTSASGLCALALDIEMLIVFRVVQALGAGAVSAVATAVVKDAFKVEKREAILSIVQVMFVVGPVLSPVVGALILQVFDWRMTFCALGAVGLFCCALAVLFEETLPQEERYRGTVLGSIGQLGAVAKNKGFSSFLAIVGLYNLPFMAYIAVGSYVYISFFGLSELEYSVFFAVAALLTAAGPFIWLKASRYVSARRFTGILLVAAALSGVAMLLAGELSPVLFCLTFLVFALTEACIRPYSTNILLSQQEGDTGAASSLINFAHTAIGCVGMLLAVLPWSSYVQGIGVLIVASMAFAGIGWIALLKSRIPLAGIKGASPSGQAAPLARDGRPGQGAVDASSRAKGSAR, encoded by the coding sequence ATGAAACAGAAGATGCAGCAATGGCTCGTCCGGCCGCAAGGAAAGCTCGGGCCCTTGGGGCTTGTCGTCCTCCTTGTCGCCGCGAGCCTGGTTACACCCCTCTCGCTCGACATGTACACCCCTGCCGTGCCCCACATGACGGAGGCCTTCGGCACCACGGCGGGCACCGTGAACCTCACGCTTGTGGGATACTTCCTGTTCTTCGCCGTGGGCTTGCTCGTGTTCGGGCCGCTGAGCGACCGCTACGGCCGCCGCCCCGTGCTGCTGGCCGGCGTGGTTACCTACACCTCCGCAAGCGGCCTCTGCGCGCTCGCGCTCGATATCGAGATGCTCATCGTGTTCCGCGTCGTGCAGGCGCTGGGCGCGGGCGCCGTGAGCGCCGTTGCCACCGCCGTGGTCAAGGACGCCTTCAAGGTCGAGAAGCGCGAGGCCATCCTTTCCATCGTGCAGGTCATGTTCGTGGTGGGGCCCGTGCTGTCCCCGGTGGTGGGCGCCCTCATCCTGCAGGTGTTCGACTGGCGCATGACGTTCTGCGCCCTGGGCGCCGTGGGCCTGTTCTGCTGCGCGCTCGCCGTGCTGTTCGAGGAGACGCTGCCGCAGGAGGAGCGCTACCGCGGCACCGTGCTCGGCAGCATCGGGCAGCTGGGCGCCGTGGCCAAGAACAAGGGCTTCTCCTCGTTCTTGGCCATCGTGGGCCTGTACAACCTTCCGTTCATGGCCTACATCGCCGTGGGCTCCTACGTGTACATCTCGTTCTTCGGCTTAAGCGAGCTGGAGTACAGCGTGTTCTTCGCCGTGGCGGCGCTGCTCACTGCCGCCGGCCCCTTCATCTGGCTCAAGGCCTCCCGCTACGTGAGCGCGCGCCGCTTCACCGGCATCCTGCTGGTTGCGGCTGCACTCTCGGGCGTGGCCATGCTGCTGGCAGGCGAGCTCTCGCCCGTGCTGTTCTGCCTCACGTTCCTCGTGTTCGCCCTGACGGAGGCCTGCATCCGCCCCTACAGCACGAACATCCTGCTATCTCAGCAGGAAGGCGACACGGGCGCGGCGTCATCGCTCATCAACTTCGCCCACACCGCCATCGGCTGCGTGGGCATGCTGTTGGCCGTGCTGCCGTGGTCGAGCTATGTGCAGGGCATCGGCGTGCTCATCGTGGCGTCCATGGCCTTTGCGGGCATCGGCTGGATCGCCCTGCTCAAGTCACGGATCCCGCTTGCGGGCATCAAGGGCGCCTCGCCGTCCGGGCAGGCGGCTCCGCTTGCCCGGGACGGCCGGCCTGGCCAGGGCGCCGTGGATGCATCCTCTCGCGCGAAGGGGAGTGCCCGGTAG